Proteins found in one Bacteroidales bacterium genomic segment:
- a CDS encoding MBOAT family protein, whose protein sequence is MLFNSIGFIFFFIAVLALYYTPIFSWNFKKRMLLLASYLFYGLWNPPLILLLWISTMVDWVAGNKLFKEERPKARKLWLLLSMFVNLGFLAFFKYNNFLLENFIFLADAVGITFQARPLDIILPMGISFYTFQTMSYTIDMYYRKIQPARTFLDFALYVTFFPQLVAGPIVRAKDLITQFYEPRKATINQFVWGLFLLTLGLFQKVVLADTLLSGVSDSVFNAGKVLNFWDSWAGTLAFSGQIFFDFAGYSTAAIGIALMLGFILPDNFLYPYGAIGFSDFWKRWHISLSSWLRDYLYIPLGGNRFGLTRMYVALMLTMLLGGLWHGAAWTFVVWGMLHGVYLVIERVLKQYIPVKVTVWNGILLAFATFTLVNFTWVFFRAREFQTAAGMIESMLFLNVDGEKVLEYFDLIKVFVLVGILFLVHWLMRNRSLKLVAHNMSPWILGIIWACLFILLTIAQGSEEQFIYFQF, encoded by the coding sequence CTACACTCCAATTTTTAGCTGGAATTTCAAAAAAAGAATGTTGCTGTTGGCCAGTTACCTGTTTTACGGATTATGGAATCCTCCATTGATTTTGTTGCTTTGGATTTCGACAATGGTTGACTGGGTGGCTGGAAATAAGCTCTTTAAAGAGGAACGACCAAAAGCAAGAAAACTATGGTTGCTGTTAAGTATGTTCGTTAATCTTGGTTTTCTGGCATTTTTCAAATACAACAACTTCCTGCTTGAGAATTTTATCTTCCTTGCCGATGCTGTCGGTATTACTTTCCAGGCCAGGCCGCTCGATATTATCCTTCCGATGGGAATTTCGTTTTATACATTCCAGACCATGTCCTACACCATTGACATGTACTATAGAAAAATCCAGCCGGCGAGGACTTTTCTCGATTTTGCCCTCTATGTTACCTTTTTCCCTCAACTGGTTGCAGGTCCGATTGTAAGGGCAAAAGACCTGATCACCCAGTTTTATGAGCCCCGCAAAGCCACCATCAACCAGTTTGTCTGGGGGTTATTTCTGCTGACCTTGGGTTTATTTCAAAAAGTTGTTTTGGCTGATACGTTGCTTTCCGGAGTTTCCGATAGCGTATTCAATGCCGGTAAAGTGTTGAATTTCTGGGATTCATGGGCAGGCACACTTGCCTTTTCCGGGCAAATTTTCTTCGATTTTGCAGGATATTCCACTGCTGCCATCGGAATTGCGCTTATGCTGGGATTCATCCTTCCCGATAACTTCCTTTATCCTTATGGCGCCATAGGTTTTTCCGATTTCTGGAAGCGTTGGCACATCTCTCTTTCCAGTTGGCTGCGCGATTATTTGTACATCCCTCTTGGTGGCAACCGCTTTGGCCTCACCAGGATGTACGTTGCTCTAATGTTAACCATGCTTTTGGGCGGACTTTGGCATGGCGCTGCCTGGACTTTCGTTGTTTGGGGAATGCTGCATGGTGTTTATCTTGTGATAGAAAGGGTTCTAAAACAATACATCCCTGTCAAAGTAACAGTTTGGAATGGAATTTTACTGGCTTTTGCCACTTTTACTCTGGTCAATTTCACCTGGGTGTTTTTCAGGGCAAGAGAATTTCAGACTGCAGCAGGGATGATCGAATCAATGCTTTTCCTTAACGTTGATGGGGAAAAAGTACTTGAATATTTTGACCTGATCAAAGTCTTTGTTTTGGTGGGCATTTTGTTTCTTGTTCATTGGCTCATGCGAAACAGAAGCCTTAAGTTGGTAGCTCACAATATGTCTCCCTGGATTCTTGGTATCATTTGGGCTTGCCTTTTCATCCTGCTGACCATTGCACAGGGTAGTGAAGAGCAATTCATATATTTTCAGTTTTAA